From Scleropages formosus chromosome 1, fSclFor1.1, whole genome shotgun sequence, a single genomic window includes:
- the rpl7l1 gene encoding 60S ribosomal protein L7-like 1, giving the protein MAEPEVKKVIKLVPENLLKKRKAYLAIKATQAKQALECKRKIQKFQPLKFKRLEEFLYNQKRKQRDETRIRRAKNRPAPPMPPAKNRLAFVVRIRQIQGVSVKVMNVIQMFRLRKIFSGAFIRISKASMNMLKVVEPYVAWGYPNLKSVRELILKRGKAKINKQKVPLTDNTIIEEHMGKYGIICLEDLIHEIYSVGPHFRAANNFLWPFHLSVARHAARDKAGLLRDIGAPGPRGEDINRIIRQLN; this is encoded by the exons ATGGCAGAGCCTGA AGTGAAGAAGGTGATCAAGCTGGTCCCGGAGAACCTcctgaagaagaggaaggcctaTCTGGCCATCAAAGCCACGCAGGCCAAGCAGGCGCTGGAATGCAAGAGAAAG ATACAAAAATTCCAGCCTCTGAAGTTCAAGCGCTTGGAGGAGTTCCTGTACAATCAGAAAAGGAAGCAAAGAGATGAGACACGCATAAGAAGAGCCAAAAACAGACCAGCGCCACCCATGCCGCCTGCCAAGAACCGCCTGGCGTTCGTCGTTCGCATCAGACA AATCCAAGGCGTTAGTGTCAAGGTCATGAATGTCATTCAGATGTTTCGTCTGAGGAAAATCTTTAGCGGCGCCTTCATCAGGATAAGCAAGGCTTCCATGAACATGCTGAAGGTCGTGGAGCCCTATGTAGCTTGGGG GTACCCAAACTTAAAATCAGTTCGTGAGCTGATTCTGAAGAGAGGAAAGGCAAAGATCAACAAGCAGAAGGTTCCTCTTACCGACAACACCATCATCGAGGAACACATGG GGAAGTACGGGATCATCTGCCTGGAGGACTTGATTCATGAAATCTACTCTGTCGGACCGCACTTCAGAGCCGCCAACAACTTCCTGTGGCCTTTTCATTTGTCTGTGGCACGCCATGCAGCCAGGGACAAAGCTGGCTTGCTACGTGACATCGGGGCACCAGGCCCCCGTGGCGAGGACATTAACAGAATCATCAGACAGCTCAACTGA